The sequence below is a genomic window from Pempheris klunzingeri isolate RE-2024b chromosome 12, fPemKlu1.hap1, whole genome shotgun sequence.
agaaacagctgtttcagtttcattgttCCCCAGGAAATTGTTCCAACAGGGGTGAAAATCAAGTTGATAGACATGCTCTCAGGAACAGGCCTGCCTGTGATTGAGGCCACCAGCTTTGTCTCCTCAAAGTGGGTACCCCAGGTAATAACTCTTCTTTGTGCACAGAAAAAGAGTGTTGAGTGATTTATTTAGCTCTCTCTCTTGTCTGCATAAGCGCGGAGGAAACTCTGCTCCTCCAGGATCCTTGCAGATGCTTTAGAAGGGGATATTCCTCATATAGTCAccctctcatttcctgtcataaATTGTGCCACTATTTATTTCCTGAAAAAGAGCTAACGCAAACATGTCTCGTGTTTTGTTTGCGCCGAGAAATGTGACATGAAGAAGTGATTCTGTCCTCTTATGAAAATATTTGCGCAAGATGATGTATTCTCAGGAGCGTGTTGAGATGATGTTAAAGGTTTATTTTTCTACATCATGTGTTTTCTCCCCCTGCGTGTAGATGGCAGACCACACTGATGTGCTCAGAGGAATCCAGAGAGCGCCTCATGTTCGCTACCCTGTTTTGACACCTAACATACAAGGCTTCCAAGATGCCGTAAGCATTAATTTTCAGTTCAGCACAATGATCTCTGCTATGAACCACAAGTATTTATCCATGCTTGTCAATCCGAGTTAATTATTGGTGCTACATTCTTTTTTGCCAGATAATTACAGCACTTACGTAAGTGTGACTGCAGCACAGTGTTCAAAATGGTTTTACAAGtccatttttctctcctgttaTAAGGTCGCAGCTGGTGCTACTGAGGTGGCGGTGTTTGGTTCAGCGTCTGAAAccttcagtaaaaaaaacattaactgcTCCATCGATGAAAGCATGCGGAGGTTCGAGGAAGTCATCAAAACTGCCAAAGAGCGACAGATTCCAGTCCGGGGGTTAGTACTCACAACACATCTCTAATGTTTTCATCACGTTTATTCTGAtaagaaaacagctgagagTACTGCAGTGTCTATATgtagaagaaaacacacagttcagtAATGATACCTTTTTATAGCAAACGTCCAGATGTTCACCACGTTATATCTATGCATTAGTACACCACAAGTCCAGATGGAGattaaagcaaagcaaacagagCAAGTTACTGAATATAGTTGTGCCTTTTGTTTAAGATGGAAAATCTTAAACAAGAAGCTCTCCATgcaaaaaagaggaataaacaCATCAGAACAAGAGTGTGTTAGTCTAAGCACTGTCACTTTCCAAGTGCCAAATGGCATCGGATCAAAATCTGGATCTCCACCAAAATCTAACCACCACCAACAAATCTCATGTAAATCTCGTTGACAAAACAGATGAACAGCCAAAATACCAAAGATCTTTTTATCCTCTTTTATTCAGACCAAGCTGGTCCATCAAACAACAATAGGCAACACTGAAATATTCtgcttttcaacataaatgcgAATAGCAGCTATAGTACGACTTCCCCACAAGCAGCAGCTGAGGTTTTTATAGTGTAGTCAGAAAATCAGATGCTGCCAAATGTgacataaacacattaaaattcacacaaatgtcCTCTTTCACTTTCAGATACGTGTCTTGTGCCCTTGGTTGCCCCCACGAGGGACACATTGAACCTTCCAAAGTTGCTGAGGTGAGAGAAACCTTGCACGTTCTCACTGTACTTTAATATTCAGCGAAGAAAATCTGAATGAGCCGtcaatttgaaatgtttttacaagGAGCTGATTTTAGTCACGTCTTCCTCGTAGCCTgtcaaaatgcttttttttccccacttttcacacacagtgaattTATGAGATGATGCTCATTTCATTAAACTACGAGAGAGAGAGCTCTTATGTCAGCAGCATGAGTAGCTGTCTGGGGATTGGGTGGTGTCTGTTTTATTACTAAAGTTCTGCTTGGATGCAGAAAATTTGGTTTTATGGTTTCAGCCACTGAGCGAGTTCTCCATGTTCCAAGTGTAACTATAGAGGGGCATTAAAGGTGATAAAAgtattttctgtctgccttttcACTCCTAATTGGATGAGAGCGTTGTACCATATCCTCACTTTTCTTTAGGTGGCGAAGAGGTTGTATGAAATGGGCTGTTATGAGATTTCTCTTGGGGACACCATCGGTGTTGGGACTCCAGGTTCCATGCTTAAGATGCTGCAGAGCGTGATGAAGGAGGTGCCCACCAGCTCTCTAGCAGTTCACTGCCATGACACCTATGGCCAAGCGCTGCCCAACATCCTCACTGCACTTCAGGTAAGAACTCATAATAACATCATGACGATTTTTTATCATCTTCTGTTCATCTTATTACTAAAATTATTGTCACCGATGGCAGAGGAGTTGTGtgttatggaaaaaaaacataaatacttTTGTGTTCTCCTAAAAAAAACTCTGACGTTCTCTTGGAAAACTAAACTTCATTTCGGTCACTGTACTTCTGGGTCAGCTTGGCTCCATGGACGCTAGTGTTGCCACCTGTCCCTACGATACACATGCTTGGAATGACATGAAGCGGTGCACCTGGGCGCGATTTGCCCAGGTGCACCGCCGTGGTGGGTCAGTGGGGGGCCCTGTCAGTCTTgagctgctttgctgcttcaccAGCAAACACTAAGTGCACATCTTCTTTCCTCACGTCGTCCATGTCCAGAATAATTACTAAAGCTGGTAGTTCAGACAGGACCTCCAGGTCAGAGTATGCTTTGTGATAAAGATGAGTCTCCTTGCTAAGTGCTAAGTGCTAAATATTCTCTTCAGATGTCTCTCACATGAAACCATGTCTGCTGGCAAAGCACTGATTTAATGTCTTTGAGGCCGACCCCAAAATCAGATTTCTTCTGTGAACTTCTGTGAAAAGTTTCTTGGGAGAACTCAACAGTACTGCTAGTTCGAGCACAGCACATATAGTTCTTAATACAAATAAGTGCTTTTATTGTTCTGACAATAAAGATAAGACTGAATTAGGTGTCAGaaacattttactgcattttgCACAACTGCATCAACTTTTTCAGCTTTGAtttagattcaagattcaattCATTCGTTAATTGAGTCTTACCTTGCAAACAATACAAACGCAAACAAACAAGAGCTCAATGTTTTAAGTATCTTAAAAAGAAATTCCTGTAAACGTATGTAagggctgctctctctctggcagCGCCGTGTTGCCTTACTCAGGGTAAGAATCACTCTGGGCCCCTTGCATGTCTTGAAGTTCTTAAAATAAAAGGGAACGGCTCCAAAAGTTGGGGTGAAGGACCTGTAAATTCTGGGAAAGGACAAGAGAGGAAATTTTACATTCTTAAGATCTGGCAGACATCAAACAGACATCTTTGAAAATAGACTGAAGGAGAAACTTGACATCTCTGCAAATTTGGTGATGCGGGGTCTCCGAGAGAGGTGAGAGTTGGCACAATTCTGTCTGAAGAAAAGGGAGACGTGAGCTCTGACATAACTGGAGTCACAACTCTCTTGTGTAGAGACACATCTGAAGAAACACCTCCTGATCACCGTGTGAGGGATGTAAAAAGTGCCAGTGCTTTGTCTCGCTGTAGAGGGCTTACGGTTACTGGCGTGGTTAGAAGAGGAGGCCCGTTTACCTCGGAAACGTGGATTCTCCTCTGTACATGAAGATGACAGTAATGCATCATCCTCTTGATCTGCACATCCTCTCATGTTAAAGTGTTCAACagctttcctttcttttttcatggAGGTTTGGCAAGAATTCTTTGGGCACCTTCtcattcacatgcacatccttctCCTTATGATGAATATGAACACTCTTGTGGAGAACCGCAGGCCGATTATGGATAAATGCCCAGCCTTTGCATAAATCAGTGTTGTTACTCATGATGACATGAAGAGGAGCGACCAGATGTGGAGGCAAAGTGGAGGTGGTGATTCCTGTTCCAggacatctttcaacttccttaCGTTACTGCCAACATTGTAGAGATCACGTCTTTTCTGAGGCTTTAAATCATTATTCCTGCTGGGTATAATCATATGTTAAGCTGCTCCCAATCCATCTTTTTAGACAATGTTTGAGGCAGACGTTGCAGTACATTCAAGTACAGCATCTTGTGTTCATTTTCATAAAGAGCAAAGGAAAAgtagtgttttattttccactggAATCAGGCAAAAGGAAGTTAGTTACGTTAGCCTGATAGCTATTTATTCAAGCCATTGAAGGTTGTTTGAAATCATCCCATATTTTAGAGCTTACAAGAATACAATCGCAGGCCAGTGTACGATGTGTCGCTGTCCAAATGTTAGTGAAGCTCACTGGAAGCCTGAATCTGCCCCGAGCTTTAATGACAATGTGTCAGTTTACGACATTATGAATGTGTCCTCTGTTGGACGAATATTGAGAACgcacaaaacaaatgtgtagGTTACAATGGGACACAGAGAAAACCAGGACCCGTCAGTCAACACGGACGAGGGGGGCATTAAGAAACATGATCTAAGCCTCCCCACAAAGCAAGATGATTCGCAAACTGCccactggaaaaaaaatcccagaatCTTAATGAACATAAGATATTTCCAATGGGCCCTTCCATCACAGTACACATGCAttgtaaagaagaagaagaaaaaaaacttcatggACTATTATAGTAATATGCTGTGTTTCAGTGCAGCTCCCAAAAATGTAATTAGGTTGTAAACCCCTGTGGAGGAGCTCTCGTCGGGATGTTTTTCACCGGTTCGCCCGTAGCGAGTGTAAAAGTGACATAAATCCAGACATAAAACAGAGGTAACGCAGATATGGCTGTATCAGTTCTCTGGAGCACATTGtcactgcagaggaggaagctcaTTGGGGGCTGGGTGGGTCAGCAGATGTGAGGGGGTCAGCACAAAGGCTCACCTATTCAGTGTCTGTTGGACAAAGCAACTGAGAGCTAGGTGGATAGGAGGGCCCTGGGGGGCTCCTAACTCATCTGTCGCTTGGCTGTTGAACTCTCTGACAATGCTGTGCTTAAAGGCCAGTGGAAAATGATCCTTTCATTCGCTCGCTGCCGAACATGTGATGAATGGCCCTGCAGCTGAGGACACGGCGCTAGAAACTTTGGTAGCACTTGTAAATATGTGGTGGGCAGATGATAATTATGCTTTGTGACTTTAAGTGTGCTTAAATTACTGCATAATTGCTGTGGTAATGTCATTAATTTACAGGGTCCCCCAAGACTACGACCTGGAAACATTAACTAACAAGTGTTACACACCCGCCAAAGACAAAGGACCTTGATATTAAAACTTATACTGTAAATGCAATAACTAGTTACTACATATGTAGCTGGTAAATCTTTACTACACACTTTAATTTCCTGATATTTTATAGCAGATACAACTTGGG
It includes:
- the hmgcll1 gene encoding 3-hydroxy-3-methylglutaryl-CoA lyase, cytoplasmic yields the protein MGNVPTTVKHCLSYEQLLQDYPWLRRWLLEEKTIAGHEYPEFVKIVEVGPRDGLQNEKEIVPTGVKIKLIDMLSGTGLPVIEATSFVSSKWVPQMADHTDVLRGIQRAPHVRYPVLTPNIQGFQDAVAAGATEVAVFGSASETFSKKNINCSIDESMRRFEEVIKTAKERQIPVRGYVSCALGCPHEGHIEPSKVAEVAKRLYEMGCYEISLGDTIGVGTPGSMLKMLQSVMKEVPTSSLAVHCHDTYGQALPNILTALQMGVSVVDSAVAGLGGCPYAQGSSGNASTEDVLYMLHGMGIETGVNLAKVIEAGDFICSALCRKTNSKVAQAKGKTL